A single Marinitoga aeolica DNA region contains:
- a CDS encoding ATP-binding cassette domain-containing protein, translated as MGKIKIVFKFVSSRFGKKIKKSVLFIMLISIIVNILTIILPLLQKNIIDAIINNNIENGLIFVFLISGLTISIIYVIESLLLENLFRNLKGRIQYELLTSITRQDNKIIDQRGPGAYMTGLFGNSEQISMLLKKNYFSMIIGVMVSLVALTISAKWTLIFPTLVIVSYILIFAIIKITNKIHINNFTKARELVFETNPKMLEFIENRRSISGYGNILKLENKIYELFKKRDNYFKKASYASIFGNSAISAIKNIVLTLFFIFAMFQIQKGKLELSAFIAILSYFPIVFKPIDSIQEIYSNINKFEMFYKRIEDNLLKKPKLYLPQNNTIKINNCSFSYSNTEIIENLNLEVNKKIGLVGLSGEGKSTILKMIFGEISPLKGYVELGNIDVRKIHKPFIYSSIKYYSQEMEIFDEDLNFNVTLGKIGLSENDYRKKLKNYKNQLFKFMEEIKKMKEPLNIKTLNNKYIEMIYEIYNINDCYTEKEKILYDITEKIKNNKINISFIAEVLFSRNYYIKEKYENIILKLELEKLENRKLGQRGKKISGGEKNRVCMARFLLPEHNGPFIIDEPFTSLDAISEGKNLKILKKYIENKSGIIISHKINVIKELADEIIVIDKGKIIEKGKHNELIKNQKLYSKIYKNFAKMKNV; from the coding sequence ATGGGTAAAATAAAAATTGTTTTTAAATTTGTATCTTCAAGATTTGGGAAAAAAATTAAAAAAAGTGTGCTTTTTATAATGTTAATTTCAATTATAGTGAATATTCTCACTATAATATTGCCATTACTTCAAAAGAATATAATAGATGCGATTATTAATAATAATATTGAAAATGGATTAATTTTTGTCTTTCTTATATCAGGATTAACCATTTCTATAATATATGTAATAGAATCATTATTATTGGAAAATCTATTTAGAAATTTAAAAGGACGGATACAATATGAACTATTGACTTCCATAACGAGACAGGATAATAAAATTATCGATCAAAGAGGACCGGGGGCATATATGACAGGCCTTTTTGGAAATTCTGAACAAATATCAATGTTGTTAAAAAAGAATTATTTTTCCATGATTATAGGGGTTATGGTAAGTTTAGTTGCGTTGACAATCTCGGCAAAATGGACATTGATTTTTCCGACATTAGTTATAGTTTCCTATATATTAATATTTGCCATAATAAAGATAACAAATAAAATACACATAAATAACTTTACAAAAGCACGAGAATTGGTATTTGAAACAAATCCAAAAATGCTAGAGTTCATTGAAAATAGAAGAAGTATAAGTGGATATGGTAATATATTAAAACTTGAAAATAAGATATATGAACTATTTAAAAAAAGAGATAATTACTTTAAAAAAGCATCATATGCATCTATATTTGGCAATTCAGCAATATCCGCCATAAAGAATATAGTATTGACGTTATTTTTTATATTTGCAATGTTTCAAATACAGAAAGGGAAGTTGGAATTATCAGCATTTATTGCAATATTATCCTACTTTCCTATTGTATTTAAACCCATCGATTCAATTCAGGAAATATATTCGAATATAAATAAATTTGAAATGTTTTATAAGAGAATAGAAGATAATCTTTTAAAAAAACCCAAATTATATTTACCTCAAAATAATACAATAAAAATAAACAATTGTTCATTTTCATATTCCAATACAGAGATAATAGAAAACCTTAATCTGGAAGTAAATAAAAAAATAGGTCTTGTGGGTTTATCTGGTGAAGGAAAAAGTACAATATTAAAAATGATTTTTGGAGAAATATCTCCTCTTAAAGGATACGTGGAATTAGGAAATATTGATGTAAGAAAAATACATAAACCTTTTATTTACTCCAGTATAAAATATTATTCACAGGAAATGGAAATATTTGATGAAGATTTAAATTTTAATGTGACTCTTGGAAAAATTGGATTATCTGAGAATGACTACAGGAAAAAATTGAAAAATTACAAAAATCAATTATTCAAATTTATGGAAGAAATTAAAAAAATGAAAGAGCCATTGAATATTAAAACACTAAACAACAAATATATAGAAATGATATATGAAATATATAATATTAATGACTGTTATACAGAAAAGGAGAAAATCCTATATGATATAACAGAAAAAATTAAAAATAATAAAATTAATATATCATTTATAGCTGAAGTACTATTTTCACGGAATTACTACATAAAAGAAAAATATGAAAATATAATATTAAAATTGGAACTTGAAAAATTGGAAAATAGAAAGTTAGGGCAAAGAGGTAAAAAAATATCTGGTGGAGAAAAGAATAGAGTGTGTATGGCAAGATTTTTGTTGCCAGAACATAATGGACCATTTATAATAGATGAACCATTTACAAGTCTTGATGCAATATCTGAAGGTAAAAATCTCAAAATATTGAAAAAATATATTGAAAATAAAAGTGGAATAATAATATCGCACAAAATAAATGTTATAAAAGAATTGGCAGATGAGATTATTGTTATAGATAAGGGGAAAATAATTGAAAAAGGAAAACATAATGAATTAATCAAAAATCAAAAATTATACAGTAAAATCTACAAAAACTTTGCGAAAATGAAAAATGTGTAA
- a CDS encoding radical SAM/SPASM domain-containing protein — MIQYHVFRDKFDFFLYLPNYKQLFYLDRNEYETLKSSVDEKIKNNILNFYKNRITKIDEYQNLNTRNKRYGLFLCIANICNAKCIYCFANHGDYGKEKGIMPSEIAYKAIDKFMEMIPKDAEAYIIFFGGEPLLAFKEIINTVEYTNKKYLGEKSYQFHIVTNGTLLSREKIDFFYEHNFGVAVSIDGGRNIQNFQRPLINQKNSYDLIVKNLDYLLRKVKKVHARGTYFDFDISLVKIYDDLLKLGFREVNVPPDILNPNIKNTYPKLLSQLENLYEYIVEYIKVHDDFPFGLFTDHIRRIFMPKIRNAFSCGLGETTYSIDIKGDIYPCHRYSSEIEYKMGNINSGIKKINLNFSFKKCEKCWNRYTCSHGCSYNDLKLTGSSDDKNIYWCIYSQKMTELSLRLIPKLKEKHLKKILGIS, encoded by the coding sequence ATGATTCAATATCATGTTTTTAGAGATAAGTTTGATTTTTTTTTATATTTACCAAATTATAAACAATTGTTTTATTTAGATAGAAATGAATATGAAACTTTGAAAAGTTCTGTCGATGAAAAAATAAAAAATAATATATTGAATTTTTACAAAAATAGGATTACTAAAATTGATGAATATCAAAATTTAAATACTAGAAATAAACGTTATGGATTGTTTTTATGTATAGCCAATATATGTAATGCAAAATGTATATATTGTTTTGCAAATCATGGAGATTACGGAAAAGAAAAAGGAATAATGCCATCAGAAATTGCTTATAAAGCTATTGATAAGTTTATGGAAATGATTCCTAAAGATGCTGAAGCATATATTATCTTTTTTGGTGGAGAACCTTTATTAGCCTTTAAGGAAATTATAAATACTGTAGAATATACTAATAAAAAATATTTAGGAGAAAAATCTTATCAATTTCATATAGTTACAAATGGAACTTTACTAAGTAGAGAAAAAATTGATTTTTTTTATGAGCATAATTTTGGTGTTGCTGTAAGTATTGACGGTGGAAGAAATATTCAAAATTTTCAACGTCCTTTAATAAATCAAAAAAATTCATATGATTTAATAGTAAAAAATTTAGATTATTTATTACGTAAAGTAAAAAAAGTACACGCTAGAGGTACCTATTTTGATTTTGATATATCTTTAGTAAAGATATATGATGATTTGCTTAAATTAGGATTTAGAGAAGTTAACGTTCCACCAGATATTTTAAATCCTAATATAAAAAATACTTATCCTAAATTATTGTCTCAACTTGAAAATCTTTATGAATATATAGTAGAATATATTAAAGTTCATGATGACTTCCCATTCGGATTGTTTACAGACCATATTAGAAGAATTTTTATGCCTAAAATTAGAAACGCATTTAGTTGTGGTTTAGGTGAAACAACCTATTCTATAGATATAAAAGGTGATATTTACCCCTGTCATAGATATTCATCAGAAATAGAATATAAAATGGGAAATATAAATTCAGGAATAAAAAAAATTAATTTAAATTTTAGTTTTAAAAAATGTGAAAAATGTTGGAATAGATATACATGTTCTCATGGATGTAGTTATAACGATTTGAAACTCACAGGTTCCTCTGATGATAAAAATATATATTGGTGCATATATTCTCAAAAAATGACAGAATTATCTCTAAGATTAATTCCAAAATTAAAAGAAAAACATCTAAAAAAGATTTTAGGTATTTCCTAA